The DNA segment gatgcgcctcaggccaacggTTGCTTTAAAGCATAAAGATTGCGAGACacgttgattttttttattttatgtacatatgacaatcagtaaataatagaaaCTTTATCTATGGTTTAGCATTATGTGCGCATTATGTTATTATTTCTCGGTTTCTTTGTTATTTTAATACTAAAATTGGGAAAAACAAACatagcaacttaacataatttaaattcgatacaattaataaaaatacatgacacagaaaatataaagataaaatatcacactcaacacatacatgtgtttgtttagtcactaccGCCCATTACCCtttgctccaaccacttaaatttctcttccgttttatttttttttcttccgtctcttttagtttctcctgcaGTGCCACAATTTCTTGTTGCATTTCAGAGATCTGGCATTGGTATTCAGCGTTCATATTCCAAACTTACTGCAAAATTGATTTGGAGTATTCCTgattaatgggttcatcataccattcctCAAACATACAATGATTTTCGTCATTACCTCCAAACCTGTATAGACACGTCCAGTATATGCGCCCAACATTACCATCGGACCAACATGCCTTCATAATCACATGTTTGCCACAATAGCACCTTGGTTGGTCATTGCGTCCAGACATTTGttaatgcaagaaaaatgaaaattttatggaaagttttgctatttgttttgGTTAAGCGTAGATTTTTGCTATTTGTTTTGGTTAAGCGTagataataactaaaatgcgctAGTAATTTATAGGCAAGAAAAAACACATAACGTGGTATGTAACCGTGCTATGATTCGCGTGCTAATAATTCTTTACGGTACAATAATGCTTTTCCAGAAGATAGCTTTTCCAAAACGGCAGCTTTATCAGGttgacaagacaatacacataacgtggtatgtaaccgcgctatgcttcgcATGCTAATGATTCTTTACGGTACAATAATGCTTTTCTAGAAGACAACTTTTCCAGAACGGCATCTTTATCAGGttgacaagacaatacacataacgtggtatgtaaccgcgctatgcttcgcgtgctaatgattctttacggtacaataagaaagtttattaaactgaACCAAGTCATATGTATTTCAAAGACCTTTTGAATAAACATTACAACAtccattaaaaaatagccactacgtgtattaatgttaaatatcaaaAATATTGTTTTGAAAGTTGTTTTTTTAAAATGGATTTATGTTAGATTGTTGTATGGAAGtattaatgttaaatatcaaaAAGATTTAATagcaatggaaacataatttGATTTCATACATTCTACAAGataaacaagtacatacacttattatAACCACATGACGGAAAAAGAATACTACGTGTATCCTTGATTGCTGGCACATTATATGAACTTCCACCAGGAGTAGGATTGCCACCGACACCTAAACCAGCTAAAgaacatttacgacggtcgtgtcctgtttgcgagcatatgccacatttacgcgcataaacggtatcaccaacatcaaTTTGGTTTCGTATACgcgttcttttttgcacttgtAGCCTATGAAACTACTCCTTGTTACACACTATTTTAAATGGTTTCAGTGGCCAATGATGCTCaacacccactggctgcaactgcccactataggtgtttatgtatgcagcaacactatattgCTTATCAACGTACCGGGTTGCCGCGAAACCTGTAAGTTGAAAGTacttcatggcatgtgagcacgacatgtggtagatggaccatttcccacaatAACACAACCTGCTGGCTTCATTTATggtgtgtgtattattccccCGATTTTTATGGATACCGGTGCGAACATAAAAAATATTCcgctcactacaatattgtaaaAGTGAATGCCAATGTGATTGCctcctatatttctcaaatcttttcattcGTATTGGCATAAAATAAACACCCCTCTCCATCAAGTCTGATGCACCTCTATGCCAttcaacaaacctctccaccATCTGtttgaatgacatccgcaccatgacagtgacaggcaatcctcgtgcagacttcaataacccattgaaagactaacacatttgtagtcagggttccctatcgtctgccaccatccgcatgcaatatccacttgtcaagctcgtgtcgcatcaaccaatgatAGGCTCTTTCGTCTTCCTGCCTGATAGATTCCATGCGCCTCCTGAATTTGCACTCATGGTGATCAGTTGCAGCCATCCATATTAAATCATGCAAGTCGTTGTTGAGATGTGCCTTCTGTAAATTGgtcttcaggtgcctcacacactAACAGTGGTATGCATACGGTTCTTGCCATTCAGGCAAATGCTctatagaacttaaaataccgccatgccgatcagatattagacaaatacctgaacgttgtttgacaatttcaaacgcacgtttgcgcccgagaaatgcctttcttttggtaatggtacaccCATATTTCTGGTGGACAgatgtaatacactctttgatATTTTATCTTATGGAGGCTTCAATGTGtgaaatcaagacaagagaaatcaagtcaacatccaaGTTAAAGTGATTCCcgctgaatgtgtccatttcacaattgtgggtgctaatatatttacccacaacccacatatttgttttcttcttcctcgtacGCAGTATCCAATTACAACCCGTAAATCATCTATGGAAAACAAACTTGTatacatccggagatgactcccATACCATCATCTCATGGCACTCTTTTACGCTGTACATTTTCACCGCCCTGATTAGGCGCGccttatcaggaaaaagcatgccctttgacagCACCGTTGGTCTAAATTTAAACCACATTGCTGTCTGAATTTTGTCAATATCCCTTGTGAGGGTATCCATATCCGGCATACTTGGAAAATGATCAAGGTATAGAATATGCCTTGAATAAAacggcacgtgggactcgtatactcttggtctaacgggaggtgaaGCATGCTCCTTCATCAAATCAAGTTTggcattctcttcctcctcatcatcaccctcgtcagggaagggtgtgtTATCTCTAGACTCATCGgtattgttgtcataatcactattctcttcctGACTATGcacatctgccagatcccgattaaatacGTCATCTTCaggcaattgagtaaggacaggacCATCAAGTTGCTCATTTTCACTGAACAACCAAAGAAATAATGAGTTAATCAAATTGGTCGAAACAATACATATAACTTTATATattcacttacaaatcataatgtgttgatatcccatgatgcacattatctTGTTGATGCTGACTGCCGGATGGACCACCataatccaacacaccaaaactcgGCATATTCCAACTGACTATTGGTTCATAACTTATAAAATTTATATCTGGTCGGTACCCCATGtgaaatatatgagtgttaatacaaacacaatacacaaaaatatacatcgtaacacaaagaaaaattgaagtttaccactctgcttgtggattatgtatactaggggagaaattatttcctcgctcctcattcgcccatggagataagtttagatcctgtcaaactctttcagccggaacctgttcggctaaaactgctccaaaataactaCCCGATGATTGAGGGATTTCCCTACTTTGCGCAATcacattattgcgaacgtcttcagccttgaAATACATTTCCAATATTTTAATCATaataaattccctgtattcatccagagtcctcaaaaaatctctcaAAGTTTCATTGTCTTTGATGTTAAAcccagcataacaagcaaccccttgcggagtcaTAGAATATGAATATCTTCCTGTTATTTTAAGattcaccgaacgtttgctcacactcatttttttacataacaacgatactaATGTATCGTACTCCactgtaagtggcaacttaacatgagactgtggagataaactatagcttactgagttattcgccaccacaacctcatccctccccccctcccccaatataatgaaaccctaattcttcgctcttcacacattatgaaaaaatgcaaaacaacttaaCAAAGAAAAATTTCACAACACTTGAGAGTATTTATGaatggatttttacaaaatccttaACGTCCTTATATAAGACAAAAACCAGTCCGGGGGGTGAATTATTTGAGGTATAGCGTCTTAGCTTAAGACGCTATACCCAgttaaattattgttatgtcagttaagcccAGAAGAATTATTTGTGGGCTCACATAGTACATATAGAGTTTTAGTGAAAaacgctatatatatatatatatatatatatatatatatatatatatagcgtctTTTAAAAAGACGCTATACTTAACTGGCCACTATGtattttttcacatatttttgttctttgagtCCGAAAGAACCAGATTTTGGTTCCGGATTCTTAAACTAACACATGTGAAAAGACCtaattctctctctctccacCTGCCTCTCTCTTCCCCTCTCTAATGCTTCTCACTTCCCCCTCTCTAATACAGagatttgaaattttgaaactcaaatctgaaaatttattgTATACGGTCAAGATTGAGTTCGCCTACGGCATGAAAGGACAGGCTCAGAAGTTCTAGCCCGGTGTGACTCGGGGCCGATCTTTAGTCTTGCATTGTCATGTTCCGAGCCTGTCCTTTCATGTCGTAGGCGAACTCAATCTCGACCGTATAcaataaattttcagatttgagtttcaaaatttcaaatcacTGTATTAGAGAGGGGGAAGAGAGAAGCATTAGAGAGGGGCAGAGAGAGGCcggtggagagagagagagagagagaattaggTCTTTTCACATGTGTTAGTTTAATGagtgaatttatttttaaatattatctaCGATAAGGCTATTTcaggtaaaaataaaataaaatataggcTTAAATGGATAGGGAAAGCATCCGACGTGTTCTTCTttgtaattattttaattttttataagaAATATTTGGGGTTAAGATTATATATTATCTTGCATGATGAAACTCCATcttaataataatatattttaaatgGGTAAAAATAAGAAACTTGGGACCAAATTCAAACTGAGGACAAAAATGTTCTGTATCTCATAGTTAAGGGGTAAATTTGTATCAATTTACTAATAATAAGGGTATATCTGGAGCTTACATTCAAAAGAAGTACAAATGCTCTATTCCTATAATTGAGAGACATTTTTGGCCCTTTACACTAATTTAAATCTCTAAAATGACCTTGATTGCTGTGTAGTAATAATATGTACTCATATTTACCAATCCAGGTTATAACATTTTGTGGAAAACAGAACACCAGGCAGATCAAACAGAGACAGTGCGGTGCATAAATCTATCTTTGGTCAGTTTATAGCAACTAGGCTGAGTACCTCAATCCATTGCTGCAgacaaacccccccccccccccccccaaaaagtTGGTGTTTCCCatatctttcatttttcttttgagatATTGTGCGCGCGGTTGACTTGGTTGCAAACTGATCTGAGATTTAATTTCAGGAAGAAGCAGAAGCTGATTTCTTAAGCGGCCGGGAATTATTTTTGAGGACCAGGGAATGGCGAAACTAGCCCTCGTCTTCGTGATCAAAAAGCTTAGACAGTTGACTTTGGCTGAAGAAACAGAACTAATTGGGGCATACACAGCAATCAACAACTCAGTTAAATCAGTGGAGAATTTGCAGTGGATGCTAACAAAAGATGGTCAGATGCCCAGTGACCAAGCGAAGGAAATTGAAGAGCTCGTTTATCGCATCGAAGATGTTGTCCAAACATATGGTGTAATGGCAAGATCCAGGTCCGCAGGTTCATCTGGAATGCTCTTGCCTTTCAAAATTCTCAATAGCGGTGCTGCCCAGAAGAAGGCCATGTCTGAGATCACAAGTTTATGTGCCAAAATCAACCACTTTGCTTCGCCGGAAGTCCTGCAGCGGATCGCTGGTTTTCATTTTGAAAGCAATAATAGCTGGTACAACAACTGTCAACTATGGAGGCAAAACTTTGCATACAAGCAAGACGACGAGACAGTTGGgctggaaaaagaaaaggagccAATTTTACGAGCTCTGCTAGATAGATCAGAGGGTTACGAAAACAGGTTCGAAGTAATTCCCATATGGGGCCTTAGTGGCACAGGCAAGTCGGCTCTTGCTAATGCAATATGTAATGACACCAGCGTTGTCGACGAGTTCAAAGACCACCGCCTCCACATTTGTGTATCTGAAAACTTCAATCTCGAATGCGCACTTCTACATGCTATGGAATCATTTGTGGGTTCTGTAGAAGAGTATGCTCATACGCCACCAGAATATTTGATTGAACTTGTCCGCCAACATCTGGAGAAATCGAGGAGCTTGATTGTTCTGGAAGACGTACGCTCAACTGAGGATTGGCAGACGCTGCGTGGGGCAGTGGGAGCTAAAGGTTGCAGAATATTGGTTACTACTCGAGCAAGACAAGTTGCAAAAACTATAAAACAGACGCCTTATGTGCATGAAAAGAGGCCTTTAACAGAAGAAAACAGCTGGAAGTTGCTTAAAAGGATAGTTTGGTCGGAAAATGAACCAGGTATATTATGTTACAATTGAAAGAATAGATATGCATTTATATTCTTAACGTACTATTAGTTTTATAGAGTAGGGTAACTTTTTATTTAGTTCAATATCAGAGAGTAATTAAATGGTGTGCTAAAACATGTCTTTCTTTATCGATCAGGAGGTGAAATGaaatcaacaatggagaaaatGGGTAGGGAAATGGTAAAACAGTGTGAAGGTTTACCAGGGGCGATTATAGCACTTGCAAAATTGTTAGCAGGAAAGAGTGCAAGTGAATGGGAGATGGTACAGAAAAATGCCCGGCCATATCTTTCTCAAGTTATGGCTCCAAGTTATGCTGAGTTGTCAGATGATTTAAAACCATATTTCCTTTACTTGGGCCATTTTAGAGAAGATCCAGAAATAGAACCAGAGAAGTTGTGTCACTTATGGACAATTGAGGGGTTGATTTCAAAAGGGGATTGTGGAAGCAAGAGGACACTATTGGACCTAACACAGGAACATTTGATGGGTCTAGCACAGAAGGGTATGGTCGGTGTGAGACAGACAATAATAGAGCTCAAGTCTTGCCATCTAGTTGGACTGATGGGAGATATGTGTCTCTCAAAAGCGGAAGAGGGAGACATTTTGAAGGTCATGGATTTACAAACTGGAGACAATACCCTGCAGTCTTCTCTTTCTTTTAGCAATACACGTCGGCTTGTTATTTATCTAGGGAAGTTTAATTCCCGTGTCACCCCTGAATTAGCTCGAAACCTTAGGAGTCTTCGAATCATCAAGGCACATGAGCATCAACAACTAGAAGAGTTTGTATGGCCGTCCATAATGTCGGATATCAAGAAATTTAAGGCGTTAAGGATTCTTGATTTCGACAGGATAGATTTTCGTAAGGGAAAAATCCCGGGAGGTATTTTTGCTTTACCATTGTTGAGGTATCTGAGTTTTGAAGGATGCATCCTAAAGGAGTTGTCGCCATATATTAGCAACTTGTCATACTTGGAAGTCCTTGATTTGAGAATCAAAGATACATGCAACATTATCATTCCAGATGTGTTGCGGAGAATGAGAAGGCTACAACATTTGTATCTTCCACGAGCATTCCAAGCGCAAAATGGGAAAAAACTTCGATTGGATGGATTAGCAGAGCTTCAGACACTAAAGAACTTCACCTCCAAATTGTGTGAAATCCAGGATCTCTTCAATTTGACAAAACTCCGGTACCTAGATGTAGAGGTTGAAGAAAATCTTGAGGATCTTGAGTCGATAACCAACCATATGTCAAGTAGTACTGCTCCAGAAAAATGGCTACATTCATCCATTGAAATAAAGAACTTTGACTGTTACACAGAAGCAAGGCACAATGTATTCCGGAAATTATTGACGTGCCGAGGAGGTCCACCAAAATTTTCCTTCGAAGGTTACATTGACCAGCTTCCCCCACACAATATGATCTCACAAAGATTCACAGAGATGGTTCTTAGTAGTACTCAACTAAAGGAAGATCCCATGCCAATATTAGAGAATCTTCGTAATCTAAGGCGTCTAGTACTCCGCGATGATGCTTTCCTTGGGACAAAGATGGTCTGTTCTGCTTCAGGTTTTCCCCAACTCAAACAATTACAACTCTCAAGCTTATTCTTCTTAAATGAATGGATGGCACAAAATTCAGCCATGCCCATGCTCTCTCATCTCATAATCGATAACTGCGAAAAACTGAAAAAGCTCCCAGATCGTTTAAAAGATCTTGCTTTATCTTCAAGAATTCAAGACGAGAAAGATGCCCAAACCATTTGTAGAAAGGCTTCGTGAGAGTCACATGGGCGGAGCTAGAGCGCCGAGAGCGGGTTCGATCGAACCCAATagctttggttcgaaccttgtatttgtcttaaaatttttataatatgtataaattattaatttagaacccactAATTTAAGACGATTAAAATCTCAATTCCATAAGTttaaaattctggctccgccttTGGTGGGAGATACTTGAAGATCGATTATGAGCTTTTCTAGGTCATTGCAACTTGTATGTCAATACGTCGTTCTTCATTGTACCCATCTTAGTTCTTTGCGATGAATTGTAACATCAGAATCCTTAACTTCAAATTGAAGAAGTCAAGATTTTATACATTACATCCACTTCTCCCTTTTGCTATCTTtctaaattttgttttatttctccttctttgtttgcACTACTTCCTCAGTTTTAATTTatatgaatttattttatttttaattagttTAGCTTCAAAGAGAATGAAGGAAAGGACTTTCGCCAGTTTCTTGAGTGAGAAATCGACGTTGGCGAAGAAGGAAGTTAATTCAAGTTTGGAGCATATGGCATAAACCAAAGATCCCGAGATGACTCTAAAAACCAACAAGATAATTCTCGTTAAACCGGGCATTCCTCAGAGCAAGGAAAGATACTCTTGTTAAATTTGAACACAATTTAATTTAACCTTTTTACTTTAACATTAATGACAAATGTTTAATTATGTGCATAAATGTTTTGAAAATATAAGattacaaatttcaaaagtctttttccGATACAAATATTGTGATAGACAtgtttaaaatcataaataagTCTTTAATTCTTTCTTAAAAATCGTGTCTAGTcaaatatgatatttttatacttcaataccacaaaaaggggagggggtgatttgtgtgatgTCCAATTTTTCGTGTGCACAAATTATAGAATTACCTGGTTCTTCTACGAGTTCCTTACACTAtagttgcggaataataaatgcagaaggtaaagaacacaagtatatttacgtggaaaatacacggctcaaaagataaaaaaaatcacGACCTGCTTCCCAGTAGCATTTTTTCCAACATTTTACTAAAtcacttcaagttaactctaacttgaaaaatACAACTCAAATTACCTAGTGCAAATGATTCTAGAgaaagctaaaaggt comes from the Nicotiana tabacum cultivar K326 chromosome 14, ASM71507v2, whole genome shotgun sequence genome and includes:
- the LOC107773887 gene encoding putative inactive disease susceptibility protein LOV1, which codes for MAKLALVFVIKKLRQLTLAEETELIGAYTAINNSVKSVENLQWMLTKDGQMPSDQAKEIEELVYRIEDVVQTYGVMARSRSAGSSGMLLPFKILNSGAAQKKAMSEITSLCAKINHFASPEVLQRIAGFHFESNNSWYNNCQLWRQNFAYKQDDETVGLEKEKEPILRALLDRSEGYENRFEVIPIWGLSGTGKSALANAICNDTSVVDEFKDHRLHICVSENFNLECALLHAMESFVGSVEEYAHTPPEYLIELVRQHLEKSRSLIVLEDVRSTEDWQTLRGAVGAKGCRILVTTRARQVAKTIKQTPYVHEKRPLTEENSWKLLKRIVWSENEPGGEMKSTMEKMGREMVKQCEGLPGAIIALAKLLAGKSASEWEMVQKNARPYLSQVMAPSYAELSDDLKPYFLYLGHFREDPEIEPEKLCHLWTIEGLISKGDCGSKRTLLDLTQEHLMGLAQKGMVGVRQTIIELKSCHLVGLMGDMCLSKAEEGDILKVMDLQTGDNTLQSSLSFSNTRRLVIYLGKFNSRVTPELARNLRSLRIIKAHEHQQLEEFVWPSIMSDIKKFKALRILDFDRIDFRKGKIPGGIFALPLLRYLSFEGCILKELSPYISNLSYLEVLDLRIKDTCNIIIPDVLRRMRRLQHLYLPRAFQAQNGKKLRLDGLAELQTLKNFTSKLCEIQDLFNLTKLRYLDVEVEENLEDLESITNHMSSSTAPEKWLHSSIEIKNFDCYTEARHNVFRKLLTCRGGPPKFSFEGYIDQLPPHNMISQRFTEMVLSSTQLKEDPMPILENLRNLRRLVLRDDAFLGTKMVCSASGFPQLKQLQLSSLFFLNEWMAQNSAMPMLSHLIIDNCEKLKKLPDRLKDLALSSRIQDEKDAQTICRKAS